The proteins below are encoded in one region of Mangifera indica cultivar Alphonso chromosome 7, CATAS_Mindica_2.1, whole genome shotgun sequence:
- the LOC123220409 gene encoding phosphoenolpyruvate carboxylase kinase 1-like → MCETLKNNYELCEVIGRGKFGTISRCFSPSSKSFFACKVIDKTLLTDPLDRECLQNEPKFMTLLSPHQNIVQIYDVYETDEFLSIVMELCEPVTLYDEILRSPVSEARAAVYMKQLLSALAHCHRFGVVHRDIKPENIFFDSRNKIKLGDLGSADWLGEVGTTSGLVGTPYYVAPEVVMGMEYNEKVDVWSAGVVLYTMLAGIPPFYGETAAEIFEAVARANLRFPTRIFKSVSPAAKDLLRKMICRDVSRRFSAEEALRHPWILSGGETASVD, encoded by the exons ATGTGTGAGACCTTAAAGAACAACTACGAGCTCTGTGAAGTGATCGGCAGGGGCAAATTCGGTACAATCTCTCGCTGTTTTTCGCCCTCTTCAAAGTCCTTCTTCGCCTGCAAAGTCATCGACAAGACCCTCTTAACAGACCCTCTGGATCGTGAGTGTTTACAAAACGAACCAAAATTTATGACCCTTTTGTCTCCGcatcaaaatattgttcaaatcTACGACGTTTACGAAACCGATGAGTTCCTTTCCATTGTTATGGAACTTTGCGAACCGGTTACTTTATATGACGAGATATTGCGAAGTCCCGTGTCAGAAGCACGTGCAGCGGTGTACATGAAACAGTTACTTTCGGCGCTGGCGCATTGTCACCGATTCGGTGTTGTTCATCGTGACATTAAGccagaaaatattttttttgattcAAGGAACAAGATAAAGCTGGGGGATCTCGGGTCGGCGGATTGGCTTGGAGAGGTGGGAACCACGAGTGGGCTTGTGGGGACGCCGTATTACGTGGCACCGGAGGTGGTGATGGGTATGGAGTATAATGAGAAGGTGGATGTGTGGAGTGCTGGTGTCGTTTTGTACACGATGTTGGCTGGGATCCCGCCGTTTTATGGAGAGACAGCTGCAGAAATTTTTGAGGCTGTTGCTAGAGCGAATTTGAGGTTTCCCACCAGGATTTTCAAATCAGTCTCGCCGGCGGCTAAGGATTTGTTGAGGAAGATGATTTGTAGAGACGTGTCTAGGAGGTTCTCCGCTGAAGAAGCTCTCA GACACCCTTGGATCCTAAGCGGAGGAGAAACAGCGTCAGTGGACTGA